Proteins from a single region of bacterium:
- a CDS encoding flagellar FliJ family protein, translated as MAKFQFRLERILDVKKIREELRQRDWVEAMRETERQAALEQQIRQEQILFREQRNQKGSVGELKIEAELAGGMRRKVKKQTAQVAFARQTELKKKGELIDAMRERKVMEKLREKKQDEYLLEERRTENKLIDEMAGNRFRQKFGL; from the coding sequence ATGGCAAAGTTTCAATTCCGGTTGGAGCGCATTCTTGACGTTAAGAAGATTCGCGAGGAACTCAGACAACGGGATTGGGTGGAAGCGATGCGGGAAACTGAACGGCAAGCCGCTCTGGAACAACAAATCCGCCAGGAACAAATCCTGTTTCGCGAACAACGCAACCAGAAAGGGAGTGTCGGCGAGTTGAAGATCGAGGCGGAGCTTGCCGGTGGGATGCGGCGAAAAGTGAAGAAACAAACGGCACAAGTCGCTTTTGCCCGCCAAACTGAGTTGAAGAAAAAAGGCGAACTAATCGATGCTATGCGCGAACGGAAAGTGATGGAGAAGCTTCGCGAAAAGAAACAGGACGAGTACTTACTCGAAGAGCGGCGAACTGAAAATAAACTGATCGATGAAATGGCGGGGAACCGTTTCCGCCAGAAATTCGGATTGTAA